A section of the Clostridium sp. TW13 genome encodes:
- the dapG gene encoding aspartate kinase, protein MDILIQKFGGTSVSNEEKRTQVVKKVKKALKDGYRPVVVVSAMGRKGEPYATDTLLSLIDESFKNDNHQATDMLMCCGEFISTVVMCNEFYKHGIDAMPVTGGQAGIITNDDFNFAEPVETDMTFLNSLLEKNIVPVVSGFQGITKEGIFTTLGRGGSDTSAAILGVALNAKEIEIYTDVDGIMTADPRIVGDAELISKISYNEVFQFAEQGAKVIHPRAVETAMKGNIPIVVKNTMSDCEGTIINSVGDITSEKLYTGITSVSNRIQVNIKLSLNNKENYKHVLRVLADNNISLDLINIFPNEKIFTIDSKDKQNLEETLASIGIKFTLIENCSKISIIGSRIAGIPGVVAKIVDTLDEVNIPVLQTADSHTTIWCLIEDKHTKKAIQTLHNILL, encoded by the coding sequence TTGGATATACTTATTCAAAAATTTGGTGGGACATCAGTGTCAAATGAAGAAAAAAGAACGCAAGTGGTTAAGAAAGTTAAAAAGGCATTAAAGGACGGATATAGACCTGTAGTAGTTGTTAGTGCTATGGGAAGAAAAGGAGAGCCTTATGCTACAGATACTTTATTATCATTAATTGATGAATCTTTTAAAAATGATAATCATCAGGCTACAGACATGCTGATGTGTTGTGGCGAATTTATAAGTACAGTGGTAATGTGTAATGAGTTTTATAAACATGGTATAGATGCTATGCCTGTGACTGGTGGACAAGCGGGCATAATAACAAATGATGATTTTAATTTTGCTGAACCTGTTGAGACTGATATGACTTTTCTAAATTCGCTTTTAGAAAAAAATATAGTTCCAGTAGTATCAGGCTTTCAAGGAATAACTAAGGAAGGAATCTTTACTACATTAGGTAGAGGCGGTAGTGATACTTCTGCAGCCATTTTAGGGGTAGCACTTAATGCAAAAGAAATTGAAATCTATACAGATGTAGATGGTATTATGACAGCAGACCCAAGAATTGTTGGAGATGCAGAACTTATATCTAAGATAAGTTATAATGAAGTTTTCCAATTTGCAGAACAAGGTGCAAAGGTAATACATCCAAGAGCTGTTGAGACGGCTATGAAAGGGAATATTCCTATTGTAGTTAAAAATACAATGTCTGATTGTGAAGGAACTATAATAAATAGTGTTGGTGATATAACATCTGAAAAATTGTATACTGGTATAACTTCAGTAAGCAATAGAATACAGGTGAATATAAAATTATCTCTTAACAATAAGGAAAATTACAAACATGTATTAAGAGTTTTGGCTGATAATAATATAAGTTTAGATTTAATTAATATCTTCCCTAATGAAAAAATCTTCACTATAGATTCTAAAGATAAGCAAAACTTAGAAGAGACATTAGCATCTATAGGAATTAAGTTTACTTTGATTGAAAATTGTAGCAAGATATCAATTATAGGTTCAAGAATTGCAGGAATTCCTGGAGTTGTAGCCAAGATTGTAGATACGTTAGATGAAGTTAATATCCCTGTATTACAAACTGCTGACTCACATACTACAATATGGTGTCTAATAGAGGACAAGCACACTAAAAAAGCAATTCAAACTCTTCATAATATTTTATTATAG
- the rbfA gene encoding 30S ribosome-binding factor RbfA: MAKYRGGRINEEVKKEISEIIRNDIKDPRLTAMVSIVDVNVTKDLRYAKVYVSLFSTKDKDKEESFEALKSSTGFIRREVGHRMNLRYAPEIIFELDNSIEHGMHIDSLLERIKE, from the coding sequence ATGGCTAAATATAGAGGCGGACGAATAAATGAAGAAGTAAAAAAAGAGATTAGTGAAATAATTAGAAATGACATTAAGGATCCAAGATTAACTGCTATGGTTAGTATAGTAGATGTTAATGTCACTAAAGATTTACGATATGCAAAAGTTTATGTAAGTTTATTTTCAACTAAAGATAAAGATAAAGAAGAGTCTTTTGAAGCTCTAAAAAGTTCCACTGGTTTCATTAGAAGAGAAGTGGGGCACAGAATGAATCTTAGATATGCTCCAGAAATTATTTTTGAACTTGATAACTCCATCGAACACGGAATGCACATTGATTCTTTATTAGAAAGAATTAAGGAATAA
- a CDS encoding DHH family phosphoesterase, whose translation MNTLSEIASILNAYTIFGVTYHVSPDGDACGSALALVQGLRSLGKEAYIISKDEIPSNLSFLPLSMEIDGENIKVRNRADVIISLDCGNIERMSCDIEDHKGLIINVDHHVSNDIFGDYNYVDCTASATCEIVYRLLKELKVSMNKDIATCIYTGIVTDTGSFRHSNATSVTHKIVSELLKYNIEHTKIHSELFDSKPFIKLRLIGKVLDRSELLMDGKLIFLAVTNEMVRELNIDTIDTGDLVSYGLQVKDVEVSILLKEAENGGVKASLRSKNDVNVQKIADKFGGGGHVKAAGITFKNETFYSAKDKLINEFEKELISL comes from the coding sequence TTGAATACCTTGTCTGAAATAGCAAGCATCTTAAATGCATATACTATCTTTGGAGTTACATATCATGTTTCTCCAGATGGAGATGCTTGTGGTAGTGCATTAGCACTTGTTCAAGGATTAAGATCATTAGGTAAGGAAGCTTATATAATTAGCAAGGATGAAATTCCTAGTAACTTAAGCTTCCTTCCACTTTCTATGGAGATAGATGGAGAAAATATCAAGGTTAGAAATAGAGCAGATGTAATTATATCATTAGATTGTGGAAACATTGAAAGAATGTCTTGTGATATAGAAGACCACAAGGGACTGATAATAAATGTAGATCATCATGTTTCTAATGATATATTTGGAGATTATAACTATGTAGACTGTACAGCGTCAGCTACATGTGAGATAGTGTATAGATTATTAAAAGAACTTAAGGTATCTATGAACAAAGATATTGCTACTTGTATTTACACAGGTATTGTAACTGATACAGGTTCGTTTAGACATTCAAATGCTACTAGTGTTACTCATAAAATAGTTTCAGAATTACTGAAATATAATATTGAACATACTAAAATACATAGTGAACTATTCGATAGCAAACCATTTATAAAGTTAAGATTAATTGGTAAAGTGCTTGATAGAAGTGAACTATTAATGGATGGAAAACTTATATTTTTAGCTGTAACTAATGAGATGGTTAGGGAATTGAATATAGATACGATAGATACTGGAGACTTAGTTTCTTATGGATTACAGGTAAAAGATGTAGAAGTATCAATATTACTAAAGGAAGCAGAAAATGGTGGCGTTAAAGCGAGCTTAAGATCTAAAAATGATGTAAATGTTCAAAAAATTGCTGATAAGTTTGGTGGCGGTGGTCATGTTAAAGCTGCTGGCATAACTTTTAAGAATGAAACATTTTATAGTGCAAAAGATAAACTTATAAATGAATTTGAGAAAGAGTTGATTTCCCTATGA
- the infB gene encoding translation initiation factor IF-2, with product MSKIRVYELAKELGISSKELISLLMEEFGVEVKNHMSVIEDEDAELIKELLAGSETKSEENKSESIVDEYEKIAEEEVKDLSKKKKRKKETGDEKAQGDESSLSDIVEIGETISVNELAVKLKQPIADVIKNLMLSGVMAAINQEITFEIAEKVAEKYDILLNKKEEETKLEEVEEIIEEDANLSKRPAIITVMGHVDHGKTSLLDAIRKAKVTASEAGGITQHIGAYTVNVNGERLTFLDTPGHEAFTAMRARGAQITDVVVLVVAADDGIMPQTVEAINHCKAANVPLVVAINKMDRPGANIDRVKQELTEYGLVAEDWGGDTVCVPVSAKTHEGIDSLLEMLILTAEMQELKANPNRRGQGTVVEAQLDKGRGAVATLLVQNGTLNLGDSIIVGSTYGRIRAMFDDSGKKIKKAGPSIPVEILGLSEVPEAGDRFNVVKDEKTARQMAESRKSKLREEHLNSAHRVSLEDFYNQIREGKVKELAIIVKADVQGSVEAIKSSLEKLSTDDVKVRVIHAAVGAITETDVTLAAASNAVVIGFNVRPDNNAVSVAEKDKVDIKTYSIIYEAIEDIKSAMIGMLEPEYKEVIVGKAEVRETYKISSVGTIAGCYILTGKINRNNDIRLIRDGIVILQSKLSSLKRFKDDAKEVNAGYECGLTIEKFNDIKTGDVIEAYTMEAIIRKEL from the coding sequence TTGTCTAAAATAAGAGTTTACGAATTAGCAAAAGAATTAGGCATATCAAGCAAGGAATTAATATCACTATTAATGGAGGAATTTGGCGTTGAAGTTAAAAACCATATGAGTGTTATTGAAGATGAGGATGCCGAATTAATAAAGGAATTATTAGCTGGATCTGAAACTAAGTCTGAAGAGAACAAGTCTGAATCTATTGTGGATGAGTATGAAAAAATAGCAGAAGAAGAAGTTAAAGATTTAAGCAAGAAGAAGAAAAGAAAAAAAGAAACTGGAGACGAAAAAGCACAGGGGGATGAATCTTCATTATCTGATATCGTAGAAATTGGAGAAACAATTTCTGTAAACGAGTTGGCTGTAAAATTAAAGCAACCAATTGCAGATGTAATAAAAAACCTTATGCTTAGCGGAGTTATGGCTGCAATAAACCAAGAAATTACCTTTGAAATTGCAGAAAAAGTTGCTGAAAAATATGATATTCTTTTAAACAAAAAAGAAGAAGAAACTAAATTAGAAGAAGTTGAAGAAATAATTGAAGAAGATGCCAATCTATCAAAGAGACCTGCAATTATTACAGTAATGGGTCACGTAGACCATGGTAAGACTTCTTTACTTGATGCCATTAGAAAAGCAAAGGTTACAGCTTCTGAAGCAGGTGGTATAACTCAGCACATAGGTGCTTATACTGTAAATGTGAATGGTGAAAGGCTTACTTTCTTAGACACACCTGGACATGAGGCTTTCACTGCCATGAGAGCTCGTGGGGCACAAATAACAGATGTTGTTGTACTTGTAGTTGCTGCAGATGATGGAATTATGCCACAAACTGTAGAAGCAATCAATCACTGTAAAGCTGCTAATGTTCCATTAGTAGTAGCAATTAATAAAATGGATAGACCAGGAGCTAACATAGACAGAGTTAAACAAGAGTTAACTGAATATGGTCTTGTAGCAGAAGACTGGGGTGGAGATACTGTATGTGTACCAGTTTCAGCCAAAACTCATGAAGGTATAGATTCTTTATTAGAAATGCTTATATTAACAGCTGAAATGCAAGAACTTAAAGCTAACCCTAATAGAAGAGGTCAAGGAACTGTTGTTGAAGCTCAGCTTGATAAGGGCAGAGGAGCAGTTGCAACACTTTTAGTTCAAAATGGTACATTAAACTTAGGAGATTCAATTATAGTTGGTTCAACATATGGTAGAATAAGAGCTATGTTTGACGATTCAGGTAAAAAAATAAAGAAGGCTGGTCCATCTATTCCAGTTGAAATCTTAGGACTTTCTGAAGTACCAGAAGCTGGAGACAGATTTAATGTAGTTAAAGATGAAAAAACAGCAAGACAAATGGCTGAGTCTAGAAAATCTAAATTAAGAGAAGAACATTTAAATTCTGCTCACAGAGTTTCATTAGAAGATTTCTATAATCAAATTCGTGAAGGAAAAGTAAAAGAATTAGCTATAATTGTTAAGGCTGATGTTCAAGGTTCTGTTGAAGCAATTAAATCATCTCTTGAAAAATTATCAACTGATGATGTTAAAGTTAGAGTTATCCATGCTGCTGTTGGTGCTATTACTGAAACAGATGTTACTCTTGCAGCAGCTTCAAATGCTGTAGTTATAGGATTTAATGTTAGACCAGACAATAATGCTGTAAGTGTAGCTGAAAAAGATAAAGTTGATATAAAAACTTATAGTATTATCTATGAAGCTATTGAAGATATTAAATCAGCTATGATTGGAATGCTAGAACCTGAGTATAAAGAAGTTATTGTAGGGAAAGCTGAAGTTAGAGAAACTTATAAAATTTCTAGCGTAGGTACTATTGCTGGATGTTATATTCTTACTGGAAAGATTAATAGAAATAATGATATAAGATTAATCAGAGATGGTATTGTAATATTACAATCTAAATTATCATCTTTAAAGAGATTTAAGGATGATGCAAAAGAAGTTAACGCTGGATATGAATGTGGACTTACAATTGAAAAGTTCAATGACATAAAAACAGGTGATGTTATAGAAGCCTACACTATGGAAGCAATAATTAGAAAAGAACTTTAA
- the rpsO gene encoding 30S ribosomal protein S15, with amino-acid sequence MDKALKQELIEKYGRHEGDTGSPEVQIALLSERIKSLTEHLKVHKKDHHSRRGLLMMVGQRKGLLNYLNKQDIERYRTIIKELGIRG; translated from the coding sequence ATGGATAAGGCATTAAAACAAGAATTAATCGAAAAATACGGTAGACACGAAGGAGATACTGGTTCTCCAGAAGTTCAAATCGCATTATTATCAGAAAGAATCAAATCATTAACTGAACACTTAAAGGTTCACAAGAAAGACCACCACTCAAGAAGAGGTCTTTTAATGATGGTTGGACAAAGAAAAGGATTATTAAATTACTTAAACAAACAAGATATCGAAAGATATAGAACAATAATCAAAGAATTAGGCATTAGAGGCTAA
- the truB gene encoding tRNA pseudouridine(55) synthase TruB — protein MNGVININKPTGISSFKCVDVIKKLTHIKKVGHTGTLDPEASGVLPICIGRATKIIDFIMTNTKEYEVEFKLGIVTDTYDMEGTILRTVDPSHVSEQMILGSINKFVGEIAQVPPMYSALKHNGVRLYELARQGIEVERKERKITIYSISDISIDFPVVRMKVLCSKGTYIRSLCYDIGEDLGVGATMISLKRTANGIFNIVNSVELNHLSSENIGDYIIPMDEALNCFKKLVVDSYFEKLLINGVRIMDKRLTSEELIEGTYYRVYNKDSIFIGVGLYKDKSFKIDKLLLE, from the coding sequence ATGAATGGTGTAATAAATATAAATAAGCCAACAGGAATATCATCCTTTAAGTGTGTAGATGTTATTAAAAAATTAACTCATATTAAAAAAGTAGGACATACAGGAACCTTGGATCCTGAAGCAAGTGGTGTGTTACCTATCTGTATAGGAAGAGCTACTAAAATTATAGATTTTATAATGACTAATACTAAAGAGTATGAGGTTGAATTTAAGCTAGGAATTGTAACTGACACTTATGATATGGAAGGTACAATCCTCAGAACTGTAGATCCAAGTCATGTGTCTGAACAGATGATTTTAGGGTCTATAAATAAATTTGTTGGAGAGATAGCCCAAGTACCTCCTATGTATTCAGCTTTAAAACATAATGGGGTAAGATTATATGAACTTGCTAGACAAGGGATAGAGGTAGAAAGAAAAGAAAGAAAAATAACCATATATTCTATTTCTGATATATCTATTGATTTTCCTGTAGTGAGAATGAAGGTGTTGTGTTCTAAAGGAACCTATATTAGAAGCCTATGCTATGATATAGGTGAAGATTTAGGTGTAGGGGCGACAATGATATCTCTAAAGAGAACTGCTAACGGAATTTTTAATATTGTAAATTCCGTAGAGCTAAATCATCTAAGCAGTGAAAATATAGGAGATTATATAATTCCTATGGATGAAGCTTTAAACTGTTTTAAGAAGTTAGTAGTGGATTCTTATTTTGAAAAGTTGCTTATTAATGGAGTAAGAATTATGGACAAAAGACTTACTTCAGAAGAACTTATAGAGGGAACTTATTATAGAGTTTATAATAAAGACAGTATTTTTATTGGAGTGGGCCTGTATAAGGATAAAAGCTTCAAAATTGATAAGTTGCTATTAGAATAG
- a CDS encoding polyribonucleotide nucleotidyltransferase — MKNTHEIEVAGRIMKVQSGHFGMLSDAAILMSYGDTVVLTNANASEQPREGIDFFPLSVEYEERLYSVGKIPGGFLKREGKPTDKAILNGRAIDRPLRPLFPKGYRNDVQLVCTVVSVENDNLPEILAINAASMAACLSSIPFTTPVAAVQVGLVNDSLIINPTTAQRKESSLFLTVCATKERVMMIEAGGDEIPEETMINAIDFGFEECKRIVAFQEEAMKMFGKEKKIPVLHEIDENIVKSVKDFAFDMVKDAMYITNKDERNAAMDEVKEKIMTEFAEVYPDNIADINEVIYKLQKEIVRDMLLHHHRRPDGRAFDEIRPLDCKVSILPRTHGTGLFTRGMTQVMTVATLGAIGDVQILDGIGEEETKRYMHHYNFPAYSVGEVRPLRGPGRREIGHGALAERALEPLIPSEEEFPYTIRLVSEVLSSNGSTSQASVCGSTLALLDAGVPIKRPAAGIAMGLITSEDLSEEEVLTDIQGIEDFFGDMDFKVAGTEVGITSIQVDTKIAGMSQKCIHDAIYGAKKARHTILEKINECISEPRKEVSTYAPKTLTIQIDPEKIRDVIGAGGKVINKIIADTGVKIDIKEDGKVFVSSPDHAGVDEAIKIIEGITKEVKVGEVYLGKVTKIVQFGAFVEVLPNREGLVHISKLDVNRVEKVEDVVSVGDEILVKVTEIDNQGRINLSRKDALAESEKKNEE, encoded by the coding sequence ATGAAAAATACACATGAAATAGAAGTAGCTGGTAGAATTATGAAGGTTCAATCTGGTCATTTCGGTATGCTTTCAGATGCAGCTATTTTAATGAGCTACGGAGATACAGTAGTGTTAACTAATGCTAATGCTTCAGAGCAACCTAGAGAAGGAATAGATTTCTTTCCACTAAGTGTTGAATATGAAGAAAGATTATATTCAGTAGGAAAAATCCCAGGAGGATTTCTTAAGAGAGAAGGTAAACCTACAGATAAGGCAATTCTTAATGGTAGGGCTATAGACAGACCTTTAAGACCATTATTCCCTAAAGGATATAGAAATGATGTACAATTAGTTTGTACAGTAGTATCTGTTGAAAATGATAATTTACCAGAAATTCTAGCTATAAATGCTGCTTCAATGGCTGCATGTCTATCATCAATTCCTTTTACAACTCCAGTTGCCGCAGTGCAAGTTGGTCTAGTTAATGATTCACTTATTATAAATCCAACTACAGCTCAAAGAAAAGAAAGTTCATTATTCTTAACTGTTTGTGCAACAAAAGAAAGAGTTATGATGATAGAAGCTGGTGGAGATGAAATTCCTGAAGAAACAATGATAAATGCAATAGACTTTGGATTTGAAGAATGTAAAAGAATAGTTGCATTCCAAGAAGAAGCAATGAAAATGTTTGGTAAGGAAAAGAAAATACCTGTTTTACATGAAATAGATGAAAACATAGTTAAATCAGTTAAAGATTTTGCTTTTGATATGGTTAAAGATGCTATGTATATTACAAATAAAGATGAAAGAAATGCAGCTATGGATGAAGTTAAAGAAAAAATCATGACTGAATTTGCAGAAGTTTATCCAGATAATATAGCTGATATTAATGAAGTAATCTATAAGTTACAAAAAGAAATTGTTAGAGATATGCTTTTACATCATCACAGAAGACCTGATGGAAGAGCTTTTGATGAAATAAGACCATTAGATTGTAAAGTTTCAATATTACCTAGAACTCATGGTACAGGACTATTTACAAGAGGTATGACTCAAGTAATGACAGTAGCAACTTTAGGAGCTATTGGTGATGTACAGATTTTAGATGGTATTGGTGAAGAAGAAACAAAGAGATATATGCATCACTATAACTTCCCAGCATATAGCGTAGGTGAAGTAAGACCATTAAGAGGACCAGGTAGAAGAGAAATTGGTCATGGAGCTTTAGCAGAAAGAGCACTAGAACCACTTATCCCTTCAGAAGAAGAATTCCCATATACAATTAGATTAGTTTCTGAAGTATTGAGCTCTAATGGTTCAACATCTCAAGCTTCAGTATGTGGATCTACTTTAGCTTTATTAGATGCTGGTGTTCCTATAAAGAGACCTGCAGCAGGTATAGCAATGGGATTAATTACATCAGAAGATTTATCAGAAGAAGAAGTTTTAACTGATATTCAAGGTATAGAAGATTTCTTTGGAGATATGGACTTTAAGGTTGCTGGAACAGAAGTTGGTATTACATCAATTCAAGTTGATACAAAAATTGCAGGAATGTCACAAAAGTGTATTCATGATGCAATCTATGGAGCTAAAAAGGCAAGACATACAATTCTTGAAAAAATAAATGAATGTATCTCTGAACCAAGAAAAGAAGTTTCTACTTATGCTCCTAAAACTTTAACAATACAAATTGATCCAGAAAAGATTAGAGATGTTATTGGTGCTGGTGGAAAGGTTATAAATAAGATTATAGCTGATACTGGAGTTAAAATTGATATAAAAGAAGATGGAAAAGTATTTGTTTCTTCACCTGATCATGCTGGAGTTGATGAAGCAATAAAGATCATTGAAGGTATAACAAAGGAAGTAAAAGTTGGCGAAGTTTATTTAGGAAAAGTAACTAAAATAGTTCAATTCGGTGCTTTTGTAGAAGTACTTCCTAATAGGGAAGGCCTTGTTCATATATCAAAACTTGACGTCAATAGAGTTGAAAAAGTTGAAGATGTTGTTTCTGTTGGTGATGAAATTTTAGTAAAGGTTACTGAAATAGATAACCAAGGCAGAATAAATCTTTCAAGAAAAGATGCTCTTGCAGAGTCAGAAAAAAAGAATGAGGAATAG
- a CDS encoding bifunctional riboflavin kinase/FAD synthetase — MEENNVNFQSGTYLALGSFDGLHIGHLTLINEIVKLARENKGKSMVYSFKNHPLSLISKDKVPKLLMNNETKIEILKKLDVDFVELVDFNEKLMKNSPREFIENLVVLYNVKAIVVGFNYRFGFKNQGDTELLEQLSSELNFELKVMPPCVCDNEIVSSTNIRSLISNGNLLEANKLLPEPYSLQGNVVNGRQIGRTIGFPTANLSYDEKYLKPSEGVYYTNVELDKKLYKGITSIGYNPTVNGNNLTIETYILNFNDDIYGKEIKVFFLEKIRDNQKFNSIEELKDQLNKDKQYAEIRKIFRKF, encoded by the coding sequence ATGGAAGAGAATAATGTAAATTTTCAATCAGGTACCTATTTGGCACTTGGTAGTTTCGATGGACTTCATATAGGACATTTAACATTAATTAATGAGATTGTTAAACTTGCAAGAGAGAATAAAGGAAAAAGTATGGTATATTCCTTTAAAAATCATCCTCTTTCACTAATTTCAAAAGATAAAGTGCCAAAACTTTTAATGAATAATGAGACAAAAATTGAAATTTTGAAAAAACTTGATGTGGATTTTGTTGAATTAGTAGATTTCAATGAAAAGTTAATGAAAAATTCTCCTAGAGAATTTATTGAAAATCTTGTGGTGTTATATAATGTTAAAGCTATAGTTGTAGGATTTAATTATAGATTTGGTTTTAAGAATCAAGGAGATACTGAGTTGCTTGAACAACTAAGCAGTGAACTTAATTTTGAATTAAAAGTTATGCCTCCTTGTGTGTGTGATAATGAGATTGTTAGTAGTACTAATATAAGAAGCTTAATATCAAATGGGAATCTATTAGAGGCTAATAAATTATTACCAGAACCATATAGTTTGCAAGGTAATGTGGTAAATGGAAGACAAATAGGTAGAACTATTGGTTTTCCAACTGCTAATCTTAGTTATGATGAAAAATATCTTAAGCCTTCCGAGGGGGTTTACTATACCAATGTAGAATTAGATAAAAAGTTATACAAAGGTATCACTTCTATTGGGTATAATCCTACGGTAAATGGCAATAATTTGACTATAGAAACATATATTTTAAACTTTAATGATGATATCTATGGAAAAGAAATTAAAGTATTTTTTCTAGAGAAGATTAGAGACAATCAGAAATTCAATTCTATTGAGGAATTAAAAGATCAACTGAATAAGGATAAGCAATATGCCGAAATAAGGAAAATTTTTAGGAAATTCTAA
- a CDS encoding M16 family metallopeptidase, whose protein sequence is MYEIFTLNNGLRVVAENIPYVNSVSVGIFVLNGSRNECPELNGISHFIEHMLFKGTNSRSSKEIVEAIENVGGQLNAYTSKESTCYYVKTLNTHMDLCFDILSDMLFNSKFSEEDIEKEKAVVIEEINMGEDTPEDLLADVYAETCFGKDSLGLPILGTKDIVSSFTHEKLIKYKEERYTPHNSVLSICGNFDVKVLKELIEKYFSCWESKSEIITQYSTPKILCDFHSKEKNIEQVHINLGLKGLPIGHKYGYSLVLLNTILGGGASSILFQKLREEQGLCYNVASYPLSFKNIGILNLYVGVAPSNVEKSLDIIKREIDKFKKFNISEEQLQINKEKIKANYMLSSESTSSRMFNNGKSMLFLGKVNTPEHIINKVDSINRDGLAYVLENCFKDGVINGAFVGRNVDLDKCILQLGDDTFAYNQKYIEI, encoded by the coding sequence ATGTATGAAATTTTCACTTTAAATAATGGATTACGCGTTGTAGCTGAAAACATCCCTTATGTTAATTCCGTGAGTGTAGGAATATTTGTATTAAACGGATCTAGAAATGAATGTCCAGAATTAAATGGCATATCTCATTTTATAGAACATATGCTTTTTAAAGGTACTAACTCTAGAAGTTCTAAAGAGATAGTAGAAGCAATTGAAAATGTAGGGGGTCAACTTAATGCATATACTAGTAAGGAATCAACTTGCTATTATGTAAAAACTCTAAATACTCACATGGATCTTTGCTTTGATATATTATCTGATATGCTTTTTAATAGCAAATTTTCTGAAGAAGATATTGAAAAAGAAAAAGCTGTAGTTATTGAAGAAATAAACATGGGTGAGGATACCCCTGAGGATTTATTAGCTGATGTTTATGCAGAAACATGTTTTGGTAAAGATTCTTTAGGATTGCCTATATTAGGCACAAAGGATATAGTGAGCAGTTTTACTCATGAAAAACTTATAAAATATAAAGAAGAAAGATATACTCCTCATAATTCAGTTTTATCCATATGTGGAAACTTTGATGTTAAGGTGTTAAAAGAATTAATTGAAAAATATTTTTCATGTTGGGAATCAAAGAGCGAAATAATAACACAATATAGTACTCCGAAAATTTTATGTGATTTTCATAGTAAGGAAAAAAATATAGAACAAGTACATATTAACTTGGGACTTAAAGGTCTTCCAATTGGTCATAAGTATGGCTATTCTCTAGTTTTGTTAAATACAATTTTAGGTGGAGGAGCCTCTTCTATTTTATTTCAAAAATTGAGAGAGGAACAAGGACTATGTTATAATGTAGCATCATATCCTCTTTCATTCAAGAATATAGGTATATTGAATTTGTATGTAGGTGTAGCACCTAGCAATGTAGAGAAGTCATTAGATATAATCAAAAGGGAAATTGATAAATTTAAGAAATTTAATATATCTGAAGAGCAATTACAAATAAATAAAGAGAAAATTAAAGCTAACTACATGTTAAGTTCAGAAAGTACTAGTAGCAGAATGTTCAATAACGGAAAATCTATGTTATTTTTAGGCAAGGTTAATACACCTGAGCATATAATAAATAAGGTAGATTCAATAAATAGAGATGGCTTAGCTTATGTTTTAGAAAATTGCTTTAAGGATGGCGTAATTAATGGCGCATTTGTAGGAAGAAATGTTGATTTAGACAAATGTATATTACAATTAGGTGATGATACTTTTGCATATAATCAAAAATATATAGAAATATAA
- a CDS encoding YlmC/YmxH family sporulation protein, translating to MSENIRLLSEISRCEIINVSDGEKYNAIINNDIIIDENGYLKFLIVNLGAGKISFFNKNDFLEIPWDTVKKIGAKTILIDADEDVITRSKL from the coding sequence ATGAGTGAAAACATTAGATTATTAAGTGAAATCTCAAGATGTGAAATAATAAATGTAAGTGATGGTGAAAAATATAACGCGATCATTAACAATGATATTATAATTGATGAGAATGGTTATTTGAAGTTTCTTATTGTAAATTTAGGAGCGGGTAAAATTAGCTTCTTTAATAAAAATGATTTTTTAGAGATCCCATGGGATACAGTAAAAAAAATAGGAGCAAAAACCATATTGATAGATGCTGATGAGGACGTTATTACTAGATCTAAGCTTTAA